One part of the Glycine max cultivar Williams 82 chromosome 14, Glycine_max_v4.0, whole genome shotgun sequence genome encodes these proteins:
- the LOC102665982 gene encoding uncharacterized protein, whose amino-acid sequence MTEATAWARITAYMAENKLNTAFEAESQQNMAVEARIEDHENKETKDRRLDCIYDDEPLGFEKNPISEVPKMQAQDPLEEIDIGDGSIKRPTYISANITSSLKEKLVPLLREFKDCFAWNYHEMPGLSREMVEMKLPIKEGKRPIKQLPRRFAPEIMSKIKEEIERLLRCKFIRSARYVEWLANIVPVIKKNGTLRVCIDFRDLNNATPKDEYAMPVAEMLVDSAAGFEFLSMLDGYSGYNQIFIAEDDVSKTAFRCPGALGTYEWVVMPFGLKNAGATYQRAMNSMFHDFIDTFMQVYIDDIIIKSSSEDSHLDYLRQSFERMRKYGLKMNPLKCAFCVRAGDFLGFVVHKKGIEINQNKTKAILETKPPSTKKQLQSLLGKINFLRRFISNLSGKAQIFSPLLRLKKDEPFKWNEEHQKAFDEIKEYLIKPPVLMPPSRNKTMKLYIAASDKTIGSMLAQEDDDGVEHAIYYLSRHMLSKPILHSRIGKWALALTEYSLTYKPLKSIKGQIVADFIVDHSVIEMPQDYVDTEPWILYFDGSKHKHGTGIGVLIISPNKVPTKFKYKIKGLCSNNEAEYEALITGLEILISLGARNVNIRGDSELVLRQLTQEYKCVNEHLAKYFVIASSLLNHFDYINIEHIPRQENQEANDLAQIASGYKMSKEKLTQLIEIKDKLVLPEPLSTKLPMPKLVGASIPQNNEDESMNDLQEKIQILAIDNMLDNDWRKSIIEYLENPIGNVARKIKYRALNYVIVGNDLFKKTAEGVLLKCLSESEAYLAVSHVHSGACGSHQAGHKMKWLLFRQGLYWPSMLKDCIEFAKGCQECQKHAGIQHVPANELHSIIKPWPFRGWALDLIGEIKPASSKNQRYIIVGIDYFTKWIEAVPLPNVDQEAVISFIQNHIIYRYGIPETITTDQGSVFTGRKMKEFAQKTGFRLLTSTPYYAQANGQVEAANKIKFS is encoded by the exons ATGACTGAGGCCACTGCATGGGCCAGAATTACGGCTTATATGGCcgaaaataaactaaatacgGCCTTTGaggctgaatctcaacaaaaTATGGCAGTTGAAGCCAGGATCGAAGatcatgaaaacaaagaaacaaaggatCGAAGACTGGATTGCATTTATGACGATGAGCCGctgggttttgagaaaaatcccatAAGTGAGGTGCCAAAGATGCAGGCTCAAGATCCTTTGGAGGAGATCGACATTGGAGATGGCTCGATAAAAAGACCAACCTATATCAGTGCCAATATCACCTCAAGTCTAAAAGAAAAGCTGGTACCTCTTCTTAGAGAATTTAAAGACTGTTTTGCTTGGAATTACCACGAAATGCCTGGGTTAAGCAGAGAAATGGTCGAAATGAAATTACCTATTAAGGAAGGAAAAAGACCAATAAAACAACTACCAAGAAGATTCGCACCAGAAATCATGTCCAAAATTAAGGAAGAGATCGAAAGGCTGCTGAGGTGTAAATTCATCAGGTCTGCCAGGTATGTCGAATGGTTAGCAAATATAGTCCCTGTCATTAAAAAGAATGGAACTCTAAGAGTATGCATAGATTTTAGGGATTTAAACAATGCTACACCTAAAGATGAATATGCTATGCCAGTAGCAGAAATGTTGGTAGATTCAGCAGCTGGTTTCGAATTTTTAAGCATGTTAGATGGTTATTCTGGTTATAACCAAATATTTATTGCTGAAGATGATGTGTCAAAAACAGCATTTCGATGCCCTGGTGCTTTAGGCACTTATGAATGGGTGGTTATGCCCTTTGggttgaaaaatgctggggccacTTATCAAAGGGCCATGAATTCCatgtttcatgattttattgacACATTTATGCAAGtttatattgatgatataatcatCAAATCCTCTTCAGAAGATAGCCATTTGGATTACCTTAGGCAATCTTTCGAACGAATGAggaaatatggattaaaaatgAATCCATTAAAGTGTGCTTTTTGTGTGCGTGCAGGAGATTTCCTTGGTTTTGTGGTGCATAAAAAAGGCATTGAGATAAATCAAAACAAGACAAAGGCTATTCTTGAGACGAAGCCTCCTTCGACCAAAAAACAGCTTCAGTCTTTGCTAGGAAAAATCAACTTCTTGAGGCGATTCATTTCGAATCTAAGTGGCAAAGCTCAAATTTTTTCGCCATTACTTCGACTCAAGAAAGATGAACCATTCAAATGGAATGAAGAGCATCAAAAGGCTTTCgatgaaattaaagaatatcTGATCAAGCCTCCCGTGTTAATGCCTCCTAGTCGAAACAAGACTATGAAGTTGTATATTGCTGCGTCTGACAAGACCATTGGTAGCATGTTGGCTCAGGAAGATGATGATGGCGTAGAGCATGCAATTTATTATCTTAGTCGT caCATGTTGTCAAAACCTATTTTACACAGTAGAATTGGAAAATGGGCTTTAGCATTAACAGAATATTCTTTAACGTACAAGCCTTTGAAATCTATTAAGGGTCAAATTGTGGCAGATTTTATTGTAGATCACTCAGTAATCGAGATGCCGCAAGACTATGTCGATACAGAGCCTTGGATTTTGTATTTCGATGGATCGAAACACAAACATGGAACTGGAATTGGAGTTTTAATAATATCCCCCAATAAAGTTCCAACTAagttcaaatataaaatcaaagggCTTTGTTCTAATAATGAGGCTGAGTATGAAGCTCTAATTACAGgccttgaaattttaattagccTGGGGGCAAGAAATGTTAACATAAGGGGTGATTCAGAATTAGTGTTGAGGCAATTAACACAAGAATACAAATGTGTTAATGAACACTTAGCGAAATATTTTGTTATAGCAAGTTCTCTTCTGAATCATTTCGATTATATTAACATTGAGCATATACCTCGACAAgaaaaccaagaagcaaatgattTAGCCCAAATAGCTTCAGGGTACAAAATGTCGAAGGAAAAGTTAACTCAGTTGAtcgaaataaaagataaactgGTGTTACCAGAGCCATTAAGCACTAAATTGCCAATGCCAAAACTTGTGGGGGCAAGTATACCACAAaataatgaagatgaaagcatgAATGATCTCcaggaaaaaattcaaattttggccATTGACAATATGTTAGATAATGATTGGAGAAAGTCCATTATTGAATATTTGGAAAATCCAATAGGCAACGTGGCTCGAAAGATCAAATATAGGGCTTTAAATTACGTGATTGTGGGAAATGATTTGTTTAAAAAGACTGCAGAAGGAGTGTTGCTGAAATGTCTAAGTGAATCAGAAGCATACTTGGCAGTTTCCCATGTTCACAGTGGGGCTTGTGGATCACATCAAGCAGGCCATAAAATGAAATGGCTTTTATTTCGACAAGGTTTGTATTGGCCTTCGATGTTAAAAGACTGCATAGAATTTGCTAAAGGCTGTCAGGAATGCCAAAAGCATGCAGGGATACAGCATGTACCTGCTAATGAGTTACACTCCATAATCAAACCTTGGCCTTTCAGAGGATGGGCTTTGGACTTAATTGGTGAAATCAAGCCTGCTTCTTCTAAGAACCAGCGTTATATTATAGTTGGTATCGATTACTTTACAAAATGGATCGAAGCAGTCCCTTTGCCAAATGTTGATCAGGAAGCAGTAATTAGTTTCAttcaaaatcatattatttataggtATGGTATTCCTGAAACAATTACCACTGATCAAGGTTCAGTTTTTACTGgacgaaaaatgaaagaatttgccCAAAAAACTGGCTTTCGATTATTAACCTCAACACCATATTACGCGCAAGCAAATGGTCAGgtcgaagcagccaataagatt AAATTCTCCTAA
- the LOC102666252 gene encoding uncharacterized protein isoform X1 — protein sequence MSQEQSVPFAGKWHHFTVRTDGEKVVPEPHGDAEQTEAWESEVMIPFAVERTVYAFGGPLPDQESLSSAMNKVFPCYPTCEPRIFDSEPYNFNCLSKPHKLFRSAPSIAHRDYLPWLDRVEQAYEDFWKTYGIFDLIQFSRSGPEYRPEMLIAAMHFFESSTNTFQFKCGMMTPTLLDVAALTGLRPSGETYDPTNSSDNIKLVYKENTFSKYIAEHKGPVEEEVSDEEHVAFLTLWLSHYVFYTKSLQVAKRFIPMALQIHEGQNFGFGRLLLAVLYESLGEACDDLKKSKDGSSFLVSGPMWLLQLWLNATFEQEMGLIIPQDYAEEVANRSIEGQRALRLTPKTLIQNSQKLFLKYMRIFLSFDKFLPQHAPFISREVGPAWFTDYFPAVDPDNEEEVNEIWSFYLNPQILSCRTGVQSNYLGLVGYQPNLVSRQFGLSQIRPKSLFEDPRDVIRGANLSEKTFKKFLKISLDENYNLHPFEFNHSHFCTMGFVTWWEKYYSTRSVGDTTIMISRLESGFIQPTVENIRSNLQARGKTIMTKKSAETSRADVRPKKPTGVKIQEGKQEEKVTLLNLSFTLNVLPHISLFFQSQKKDDSIDTTTTSKRSKHAVVELDEEKDASFISNVNIIAFFQVYILTILYPRNAGRKGKTSYKKKKVTCDFDQVC from the exons ATGTCGCAAGAACAATCAGTTCCGTTTGCTGGGAAGTGGCACCACTTTACAGTCAGGACTGATGGAGAAAAGGTGGTTCCAGAACCACATGGTGACGCCGAACAAACAGAAGCCTGGGAATCAGAGGTGATGATCCCTTTCGCAGTGGAAAGAACAGTTTACGCTTTCGGTGGACCCCTGCCAGACCAAGAATCACTTTCGAGTGCAATGAACAAGGTATTTCCCTGCTACCCAACTTGCGAACCTAGGATTTTTGATAGTGAGCCTTACAACTTTAATTGTTTAAGCAAACCCCACAAACTCTTTCGATCCGCCCCGTCAATAGCCCATAGGGATTACCTACCTTGGCTTGATCGAGTCGAACAAGCGTATGAGGATTTCTGGAAGACATATggcatctttgatttgatacaaTTCTCTCGATCTGGTCCTGAATATCGACCAGAAATGCTGATAGCAGCTATGCACTTTTTCGAGTCTTCTACCAACACCTTTCAATTTAAATGTGGTATGATGACCCCCACTCTCTTAGATGTAGCCGCCCTcacaggccttaggcctagcggAGAAACTTATGACCCCACTAATTCTAGTGACAATATCAAGCTAGTATATAAGGAGAATACCTTTTCCAAATATATAGCTGAACACAAAGGACCCGTCGAAGAGGAGGTTTCTGATGAAGAGCACGTAGCCTTCTTAACCCTGTGGCTATCTCACTATGTTTTTTACACGAAATCCTTGCAAGTAGCCAAAAGATTTATTCCAATGGCATTACAAATTCATGAAGGTCAGAACTTTGGATTTGGACGCCTCTTGTTAGCAGTGCTATACGAATCGCTTGGTGAGGCATGCGATGATCTGAAGAAGTCGAAGGATGGGTCTTCCTTCTTAGTATCTGGGCCTATGTGGCTTCTCCAGTTGTGGCTTAATGCCACCTTCGAACAAGAAATGGGATTAATAATCCCACAAGATTATGCTGAAGAAGTTGCAAATCGCTCGATCGAAGGCCAGAGAGCACTTCGATTAACCCCCAAGACCTTAATTCAAAACTCACAAAAGCTGTTCCTAAAGTACATGAGGATTTTTCTGAGCTTTGACAAGTTTCTTCCCCAACATGCTCCATTCATTAGTCGAGAGGTTGGCCCGGCCTGGTTCACTGACTATTTTCCTGCTGTCGATCCGGACAATGAAGAAGAAGTGAACGAAATATGGTCATTTTACTTGAATCCACAGATCCTGTCTTGTCGTACAGGTGTTCAATCGAACTATTTAGGCCTGGTTGGATACCAGCCTAATTTGGTTTCAAGACAATTTGGCCTCTCGCAAATCCGTCCTAAAAGCTTGTTCGAAGATCCTCGAGACGTCATAAGAGGGGCCAATCTTTCGGAAAAGACtttcaagaagtttttgaagatTTCTCTTGATGAAAACTATAACCTGCATCCTTTTGAGTTCAACCATTCCCACTTCTGCACCATGGGGTTTGTTACCTGGTGGGAGAAATATTATTCGACCCGTTCAGTTGGAGACACTACTATCATGATCTCCAGACTTGAGAGTGGTTTTATACAACCAACGGTCGAGAATATCCGCTCAAACCTTCAGGCTCGAG GCAAAACAATCATGACGAAGAAAAGTGCTGAAACGTCTCGAGCTGATGTGAGACCCAAGAAACCCACTGGGGTGAAGATCCAAGAAGGGAAACAAGAAGAGAAGGTAACTCTTCTGAACTTATCTTTTACTCTTAACGTCTTGCctcatatttctttattttttcagagTCAAAAGAAAGATGATAGCATTGATACTACCACGACTTCAAAACGCTCGAAGCATGCGGTCGTCGAATTAGACGAAGAGAAAGATGCAAGTTTTATTTCTAATGTCAATATTATAGCTTTCTTTCAAGTCTATATTCTGACAATTCTTTACCCTCGTAATGcaggaagaaaaggaaagacctcttataagaaaaagaaagttaccTGCGACTTCGACCAAGTCTGCTGA
- the LOC102666252 gene encoding uncharacterized protein isoform X2: MSQEQSVPFAGKWHHFTVRTDGEKVVPEPHGDAEQTEAWESEVMIPFAVERTVYAFGGPLPDQESLSSAMNKVFPCYPTCEPRIFDSEPYNFNCLSKPHKLFRSAPSIAHRDYLPWLDRVEQAYEDFWKTYGIFDLIQFSRSGPEYRPEMLIAAMHFFESSTNTFQFKCGMMTPTLLDVAALTGLRPSGETYDPTNSSDNIKLVYKENTFSKYIAEHKGPVEEEVSDEEHVAFLTLWLSHYVFYTKSLQVAKRFIPMALQIHEGQNFGFGRLLLAVLYESLGEACDDLKKSKDGSSFLVSGPMWLLQLWLNATFEQEMGLIIPQDYAEEVANRSIEGQRALRLTPKTLIQNSQKLFLKYMRIFLSFDKFLPQHAPFISREVGPAWFTDYFPAVDPDNEEEVNEIWSFYLNPQILSCRTGVQSNYLGLVGYQPNLVSRQFGLSQIRPKSLFEDPRDVIRGANLSEKTFKKFLKISLDENYNLHPFEFNHSHFCTMGFVTWWEKYYSTRSVGDTTIMISRLESGFIQPTVENIRSNLQARGKTIMTKKSAETSRADVRPKKPTGVKIQEGKQEEKSQKKDDSIDTTTTSKRSKHAVVELDEEKDASFISNVNIIAFFQVYILTILYPRNAGRKGKTSYKKKKVTCDFDQVC, translated from the exons ATGTCGCAAGAACAATCAGTTCCGTTTGCTGGGAAGTGGCACCACTTTACAGTCAGGACTGATGGAGAAAAGGTGGTTCCAGAACCACATGGTGACGCCGAACAAACAGAAGCCTGGGAATCAGAGGTGATGATCCCTTTCGCAGTGGAAAGAACAGTTTACGCTTTCGGTGGACCCCTGCCAGACCAAGAATCACTTTCGAGTGCAATGAACAAGGTATTTCCCTGCTACCCAACTTGCGAACCTAGGATTTTTGATAGTGAGCCTTACAACTTTAATTGTTTAAGCAAACCCCACAAACTCTTTCGATCCGCCCCGTCAATAGCCCATAGGGATTACCTACCTTGGCTTGATCGAGTCGAACAAGCGTATGAGGATTTCTGGAAGACATATggcatctttgatttgatacaaTTCTCTCGATCTGGTCCTGAATATCGACCAGAAATGCTGATAGCAGCTATGCACTTTTTCGAGTCTTCTACCAACACCTTTCAATTTAAATGTGGTATGATGACCCCCACTCTCTTAGATGTAGCCGCCCTcacaggccttaggcctagcggAGAAACTTATGACCCCACTAATTCTAGTGACAATATCAAGCTAGTATATAAGGAGAATACCTTTTCCAAATATATAGCTGAACACAAAGGACCCGTCGAAGAGGAGGTTTCTGATGAAGAGCACGTAGCCTTCTTAACCCTGTGGCTATCTCACTATGTTTTTTACACGAAATCCTTGCAAGTAGCCAAAAGATTTATTCCAATGGCATTACAAATTCATGAAGGTCAGAACTTTGGATTTGGACGCCTCTTGTTAGCAGTGCTATACGAATCGCTTGGTGAGGCATGCGATGATCTGAAGAAGTCGAAGGATGGGTCTTCCTTCTTAGTATCTGGGCCTATGTGGCTTCTCCAGTTGTGGCTTAATGCCACCTTCGAACAAGAAATGGGATTAATAATCCCACAAGATTATGCTGAAGAAGTTGCAAATCGCTCGATCGAAGGCCAGAGAGCACTTCGATTAACCCCCAAGACCTTAATTCAAAACTCACAAAAGCTGTTCCTAAAGTACATGAGGATTTTTCTGAGCTTTGACAAGTTTCTTCCCCAACATGCTCCATTCATTAGTCGAGAGGTTGGCCCGGCCTGGTTCACTGACTATTTTCCTGCTGTCGATCCGGACAATGAAGAAGAAGTGAACGAAATATGGTCATTTTACTTGAATCCACAGATCCTGTCTTGTCGTACAGGTGTTCAATCGAACTATTTAGGCCTGGTTGGATACCAGCCTAATTTGGTTTCAAGACAATTTGGCCTCTCGCAAATCCGTCCTAAAAGCTTGTTCGAAGATCCTCGAGACGTCATAAGAGGGGCCAATCTTTCGGAAAAGACtttcaagaagtttttgaagatTTCTCTTGATGAAAACTATAACCTGCATCCTTTTGAGTTCAACCATTCCCACTTCTGCACCATGGGGTTTGTTACCTGGTGGGAGAAATATTATTCGACCCGTTCAGTTGGAGACACTACTATCATGATCTCCAGACTTGAGAGTGGTTTTATACAACCAACGGTCGAGAATATCCGCTCAAACCTTCAGGCTCGAG GCAAAACAATCATGACGAAGAAAAGTGCTGAAACGTCTCGAGCTGATGTGAGACCCAAGAAACCCACTGGGGTGAAGATCCAAGAAGGGAAACAAGAAGAGAAG agTCAAAAGAAAGATGATAGCATTGATACTACCACGACTTCAAAACGCTCGAAGCATGCGGTCGTCGAATTAGACGAAGAGAAAGATGCAAGTTTTATTTCTAATGTCAATATTATAGCTTTCTTTCAAGTCTATATTCTGACAATTCTTTACCCTCGTAATGcaggaagaaaaggaaagacctcttataagaaaaagaaagttaccTGCGACTTCGACCAAGTCTGCTGA